A genomic window from Anolis carolinensis isolate JA03-04 unplaced genomic scaffold, rAnoCar3.1.pri scaffold_13, whole genome shotgun sequence includes:
- the psmg3 gene encoding proteasome assembly chaperone 3 → MASDSILASKQAEEVVQGVPTQVVCTAFGNMILVVVTQYGKMGTLISVEPSVVADNLSRPLLTTKVLLGKDEPLVHICAKHLVSSVSQEAGNKPVLLAMALKDKSIEGVRMLQEVISRCRVW, encoded by the exons ATGGCGTCCGACTCCATCCTGGCGTCGAAGCAGGCAGAGGAGGTGGTCCAAGGCGTCCCGACGCAGGTGGTCTGCACGGCTTTTGGGAACatgatcctggtggtggtgacccAATACGGGAAGATGGGGACCCTCATCTCAGTGGAGCCCAGCGTAGTGGCAGACAACCTCAGCCGGCCCCTGCTCACCACCAAAGTCCTGCTCGGCAAAGATGAG CCTCTGGTCCACATTTGTGCCAAACATCTTGTGTCCTCGGTGTCTCAAGAGGCCGGGAATAAGCCTGTTCTGCTAGCCATGGCCTTGAAGGATAAAAGCATCGAAGGGGTCCGAATGCTCCAAGAGGTGATCAGTCGATGCCGAGTGTGGTGA